The following coding sequences lie in one Lolium perenne isolate Kyuss_39 chromosome 2, Kyuss_2.0, whole genome shotgun sequence genomic window:
- the LOC127334112 gene encoding uncharacterized protein isoform X1 — protein sequence MARKRKRRGDGAATEAPVEVAQQEAPAAAADSAAAAKTGRQRGGDATAEQEAAAAVHAPGPADSGKETTDVEGKKPKRRKKKKKKKKKKTDQSPCPPASNADAAATGKSGDDCTDGVGVLGDAQVTMNPRNGDHPERKKPKRGKKKKNMQQPSPSAVSDGNALELDKSRTDCKDVEDVPGDDETIRSPINEEDPGFSAEQDIPGRKKPRRKKRKNNNQEQSPSAVTDGDTIVVGTSGNDCTHGKGVPGVADVSMSSRNGEDQDCPEVNIGEKGAPERKKPKRRQKKKNMQQPSPSAVSNGNAVELDKSRTDCKDVPEDDETIGSPRNEEDPGFSAEQDIPERKKPRRKKWKNNKQEQSPSAVTDGDAIVVGTCGNDCTHGNSVPRVADVTMSYRNGEDQDCPEVNIAEKETPGRKKPKLKKRKENKERSTATVSDDGAVLLHKSENDCIDGDDASGDAQVSVSTTNVEDPYCPEVNIAEKGTNERKKPKPKKRKENKERSTATVSDDGAVLLHKSENDCIDGVDASGDAQVSVSTTNVEDPYCPEVDIAEKGTNERKKPKPKKRKNKKEGSSSVILDAGAVVPDESRNSCKDGDCAPRDIEASISPPNGEDSLCPAVNNAEKGIPEMNEPKRKKQKKNNQQPSPSAVLDATDVVMDKSGHDSTNVGAPSGASDVTISPRIGEGPEYTKLNSTDDFLEENKVNKDYSQKSKLKKQMKNKHEQSPSALLDTCAAVEDKSGNSYVDGKGSLGAADISTSSRTGKDHDCPEVNIANDLVEVKNGNNNNSQKPKNRERKRKKMAPVAVTETPPVGGVSSDERKDAFETGSMKVTAKSTIISMTSTSGENYKENVRDIYSPEGSLVRFQRKKLLILDINGILADINTDRDVAHMADGRVRGKNVFKRYYLDDFLRFCFQNFELGIWSSRMKVNVDAVLDILMKDLRRHLLFFWDASQCTTTNRGTLENRYKPLVLKELKKLWNKEDPDLPWEQGEFSPSNTLLVDDSPYKALRNPPHTAIFPQPYSYHMEEDESLGPGGDLRVYLENIAAADDVQRYVQEHPFGQPSITESHPHWNFYAKIHCTG from the exons ATGGCGAGGAAGAGGAAGCGGCGGGGCGACGGCGCCGCCACGGAGgcgccggtggaggtggcccAGCAGGAGGCTCCCGCGGCTGCTGCTGATTCAGCCGCGGCTGCGAAGACTGGGCGACAGCGGGGAGGCGACGCCACGGCCGAGCAGGAGGCGGCCGCCGCCGTGCACGCGCCCGGTCCTGCTGATTCAG GGAAGGAGACAACGGACGTGGAGGGAAAGAAGCCTAAGcgcaggaagaagaagaagaagaagaagaagaagaagacggatCAATCTCCGTGTCCTCCTGCATCGAATGCTGATGCTGCTGCCACGGGTAAATCTGGTGATGACTGCACAGATGGGGTGGGTGTTCTAGGAGACGCTCAAGTTACTATGAACCCAAGAAATGGGGACCATCCAGAGAGGAAGAAGCCTAAgcgcgggaagaagaagaagaatatgcAGCAACCGTCCCCTTCTGCTGTCTCTGATGGCAATGCTCTTGAGCTTGACAAATCCAGAACTGACTGTAAAGACGTTGAAGATGTACCAGGAGATGACGAAACTATTAGGAGTCCCATAAATGAAGAGGATCCAGGCTTTTCTGCTGAGCAGGATATACCGGGGAGGAAGAAGCCTAGGCGCAAGAAACGGAAGAATAACAACCAGGAGCAATCCCCTTCTGCTGTAACGGATGGCGACACAATTGTGGTTGGTACGTCTGGAAATGACTGCACACATGGGAAAGGTGTTCCAGGAGTTGCTGACGTTAGTATGAGTTCCAGAAATGGAGAGGATCAAGACTGTCCTGAGGTAAACATTGGAGAGAAAGGGGCACCAGAGAGGAAGAAGCCTAAGCGCaggcagaagaagaagaatatgCAGCAACCATCCCCTTCTGCTGTCTCTAATGGCAATGCTGTTGAGCTTGACAAATCCAGAACTGACTGTAAAGATGTACCAGAAGATGACGAAACTATTGGGAGTCCCAGAAATGAAGAGGATCCAGGCTTTTCTGCTGAGCAGGATATACCGGAGAGGAAGAAGCCTAGGCGCAAGAAATGGAAGAATAACAAGCAGGAGCAATCCCCTTCTGCTGTAACAGATGGTGACGCAATTGTGGTTGGTACATGTGGAAATGACTGCACACATGGGAACAGTGTTCCAAGAGTTGCTGACGTTACTATGAGTTACAGAAATGGGGAGGATCAAGACTGTCCTGAGGTAAACATTGCAGAGAAAGAGACACCAGGGAGGAAGAAGCCTAAGCTCAAGAAACGGAAGGAAAATAAGGAGCGATCCACTGCCACTGTTTCTGATGATGGTGCCGTTCTGTTACACAAATCTGAAAATGACTGCATTGATGGGGATGATGCTTCAGGAGATGCTCAAGTTAGTGTGAGCACCACAAATGTAGAAGATCCATACTGTCCCGAGGTCAACATTGCAGAGAAGGGAACAAATGAGAGGAAAAAGCCTAAGCCCAAGAAACGGAAGGAGAATAAGGAGCGATCCACTGCCACTGTGTCTGATGATGGTGCTGTTCTGTTACACAAATCTGAAAATGACTGCATTGATGGGGTTGATGCTTCAGGAGATGCTCAAGTTAGTGTGAGCACCACAAATGTAGAAGATCCATACTGTCCCGAGGTCGACATTGCAGAGAAGGGAACAAATGAGAGGAAAAAGCCTAAGCCCAAGAAACGGAAGAATAAAAAGGAAGGTTCCTCTTCTGTTATACTGGATGCTGGTGCTGTTGTACCAGATGAATCTAGAAATAGCTGTAAGGATGGGGATTGTGCACCACGAGACATTGAAGCTAGTATTTCCCCCCCAAATGGAGAGGATTCATTGTGTCCTGCGGTAAACAATGCAGAGAAGGGGATACCAGAGATGAATGAGCCTAAGCGGAAGAAACAGAAGAAGAACAACCAGCAGCCATCACCTTCTGCTGTGTTGGATGCCACTGATGTTGTGATGGACAAATCAGGGCATGACAGCACAAATGTGGGAGCTCCATCAGGGGCTTCTGATGTTACTATCAGTCCCAGAATTGGAGAGGGTCCAGAATATACCAAGTTAAACTCTACCGATGATTTCTTGGAGGAAAATAAAGTGAATAAAGACTACTCTCAGAAATCTAAGCTCAAGAAACAGATGAAAAATAAGCACGAGCAATCTCCTTCTGCTCTACTGGATACTTGTGCTGCTGTGGAGGATAAATCTGGAAATAGTTACGTAGATGGGAAAGGTTCGCTAGGAGCTGCTGATATTAGTACGAGTTCCAGAACTGGAAAGGATCATGACTGTCCTGAGGTAAACATAGCTAATGATTTGGTGGAGGTAAAGAATGGGAATAACAACAACTCACAGAAACCTAAGAACAGGGAACGGAAAAGGAAGAAGATGGCTCCAGTAGCTGTTACTGAGACACCCCCTGTGGGTGGTGTCAGCTCAGATGAAAGGAAGGATGCGTTTGAGACAGGCTCCATGAAGGTTACAGCTAAGTCAACTATTATTTCCATGACCTCCACCTCAGGAGAAAATTACAAAGAAAATGTCCGGGACATCTACTCACCAGAAGGGTCACTTGTAAGGTTTCAGAGGAAAAAACTTCTTATTCTTGATATTAATGGTATACTTGCGGATATCAATACAGACCGCGATGTTGCTCACATGGCAGATGGAAGGGTTCGAGGAAAAAATG TCTTCAAAAGATATTACCTTGATGATTTTCTGAGATTTTGCTTCCAGAACTTCGAGCTAGGGATATGGTCTTCGAGAATGAA AGTAAATGTGGATGCTGTTCTTGATATCCTTATGAAAGATCTCAGGCGACACTTGCTATTCTTCTGG GACGCTTCTCAATGCACTACTACTAATCGTGGTACTCTTGAAAACCGCTACAAACCATTAGTATTGAAGGAACTAAAGAAACTGTGGAATAAAGAGGACCCTGATCTTCCATGGGAGCAAGGGGAATTTTCACCTTCAAATACTTTGCTTGTGGATGATTCTCCTTACAAGGCTCTGCGCAATCCG CCACACACTGCCATTTTTCCACAACCCTATAGCTAtcatatggaggaggatgaaTCATTGG GACCAGGTGGAGATCTTCGTGTGTATCTAGAGAACATTGCTGCTGCAGATGATGTTCAGCGGTATGTCCAGGAGCACCCTTTTGGTCAACCTTCCATTACTGAGAGTCATCCACATTGGAATTTCTATGCGAAAATACATTGCACTGGATAG
- the LOC127334112 gene encoding uncharacterized protein isoform X2, whose protein sequence is MARKRKRRGDGAATEAPVEVAQQEAPAAAADSAAAAKTGRQRGGDATAEQEAAAAVHAPGPADSGKETTDVEGKKPKRRKKKKKKNMQQPSPSAVSDGNALELDKSRTDCKDVEDVPGDDETIRSPINEEDPGFSAEQDIPGRKKPRRKKRKNNNQEQSPSAVTDGDTIVVGTSGNDCTHGKGVPGVADVSMSSRNGEDQDCPEVNIGEKGAPERKKPKRRQKKKNMQQPSPSAVSNGNAVELDKSRTDCKDVPEDDETIGSPRNEEDPGFSAEQDIPERKKPRRKKWKNNKQEQSPSAVTDGDAIVVGTCGNDCTHGNSVPRVADVTMSYRNGEDQDCPEVNIAEKETPGRKKPKLKKRKENKERSTATVSDDGAVLLHKSENDCIDGDDASGDAQVSVSTTNVEDPYCPEVNIAEKGTNERKKPKPKKRKENKERSTATVSDDGAVLLHKSENDCIDGVDASGDAQVSVSTTNVEDPYCPEVDIAEKGTNERKKPKPKKRKNKKEGSSSVILDAGAVVPDESRNSCKDGDCAPRDIEASISPPNGEDSLCPAVNNAEKGIPEMNEPKRKKQKKNNQQPSPSAVLDATDVVMDKSGHDSTNVGAPSGASDVTISPRIGEGPEYTKLNSTDDFLEENKVNKDYSQKSKLKKQMKNKHEQSPSALLDTCAAVEDKSGNSYVDGKGSLGAADISTSSRTGKDHDCPEVNIANDLVEVKNGNNNNSQKPKNRERKRKKMAPVAVTETPPVGGVSSDERKDAFETGSMKVTAKSTIISMTSTSGENYKENVRDIYSPEGSLVRFQRKKLLILDINGILADINTDRDVAHMADGRVRGKNVFKRYYLDDFLRFCFQNFELGIWSSRMKVNVDAVLDILMKDLRRHLLFFWDASQCTTTNRGTLENRYKPLVLKELKKLWNKEDPDLPWEQGEFSPSNTLLVDDSPYKALRNPPHTAIFPQPYSYHMEEDESLGPGGDLRVYLENIAAADDVQRYVQEHPFGQPSITESHPHWNFYAKIHCTG, encoded by the exons ATGGCGAGGAAGAGGAAGCGGCGGGGCGACGGCGCCGCCACGGAGgcgccggtggaggtggcccAGCAGGAGGCTCCCGCGGCTGCTGCTGATTCAGCCGCGGCTGCGAAGACTGGGCGACAGCGGGGAGGCGACGCCACGGCCGAGCAGGAGGCGGCCGCCGCCGTGCACGCGCCCGGTCCTGCTGATTCAG GGAAGGAGACAACGGACGTGGAGGGAAAGAAGCCTAAGcgcaggaagaa gaagaagaagaagaatatgcAGCAACCGTCCCCTTCTGCTGTCTCTGATGGCAATGCTCTTGAGCTTGACAAATCCAGAACTGACTGTAAAGACGTTGAAGATGTACCAGGAGATGACGAAACTATTAGGAGTCCCATAAATGAAGAGGATCCAGGCTTTTCTGCTGAGCAGGATATACCGGGGAGGAAGAAGCCTAGGCGCAAGAAACGGAAGAATAACAACCAGGAGCAATCCCCTTCTGCTGTAACGGATGGCGACACAATTGTGGTTGGTACGTCTGGAAATGACTGCACACATGGGAAAGGTGTTCCAGGAGTTGCTGACGTTAGTATGAGTTCCAGAAATGGAGAGGATCAAGACTGTCCTGAGGTAAACATTGGAGAGAAAGGGGCACCAGAGAGGAAGAAGCCTAAGCGCaggcagaagaagaagaatatgCAGCAACCATCCCCTTCTGCTGTCTCTAATGGCAATGCTGTTGAGCTTGACAAATCCAGAACTGACTGTAAAGATGTACCAGAAGATGACGAAACTATTGGGAGTCCCAGAAATGAAGAGGATCCAGGCTTTTCTGCTGAGCAGGATATACCGGAGAGGAAGAAGCCTAGGCGCAAGAAATGGAAGAATAACAAGCAGGAGCAATCCCCTTCTGCTGTAACAGATGGTGACGCAATTGTGGTTGGTACATGTGGAAATGACTGCACACATGGGAACAGTGTTCCAAGAGTTGCTGACGTTACTATGAGTTACAGAAATGGGGAGGATCAAGACTGTCCTGAGGTAAACATTGCAGAGAAAGAGACACCAGGGAGGAAGAAGCCTAAGCTCAAGAAACGGAAGGAAAATAAGGAGCGATCCACTGCCACTGTTTCTGATGATGGTGCCGTTCTGTTACACAAATCTGAAAATGACTGCATTGATGGGGATGATGCTTCAGGAGATGCTCAAGTTAGTGTGAGCACCACAAATGTAGAAGATCCATACTGTCCCGAGGTCAACATTGCAGAGAAGGGAACAAATGAGAGGAAAAAGCCTAAGCCCAAGAAACGGAAGGAGAATAAGGAGCGATCCACTGCCACTGTGTCTGATGATGGTGCTGTTCTGTTACACAAATCTGAAAATGACTGCATTGATGGGGTTGATGCTTCAGGAGATGCTCAAGTTAGTGTGAGCACCACAAATGTAGAAGATCCATACTGTCCCGAGGTCGACATTGCAGAGAAGGGAACAAATGAGAGGAAAAAGCCTAAGCCCAAGAAACGGAAGAATAAAAAGGAAGGTTCCTCTTCTGTTATACTGGATGCTGGTGCTGTTGTACCAGATGAATCTAGAAATAGCTGTAAGGATGGGGATTGTGCACCACGAGACATTGAAGCTAGTATTTCCCCCCCAAATGGAGAGGATTCATTGTGTCCTGCGGTAAACAATGCAGAGAAGGGGATACCAGAGATGAATGAGCCTAAGCGGAAGAAACAGAAGAAGAACAACCAGCAGCCATCACCTTCTGCTGTGTTGGATGCCACTGATGTTGTGATGGACAAATCAGGGCATGACAGCACAAATGTGGGAGCTCCATCAGGGGCTTCTGATGTTACTATCAGTCCCAGAATTGGAGAGGGTCCAGAATATACCAAGTTAAACTCTACCGATGATTTCTTGGAGGAAAATAAAGTGAATAAAGACTACTCTCAGAAATCTAAGCTCAAGAAACAGATGAAAAATAAGCACGAGCAATCTCCTTCTGCTCTACTGGATACTTGTGCTGCTGTGGAGGATAAATCTGGAAATAGTTACGTAGATGGGAAAGGTTCGCTAGGAGCTGCTGATATTAGTACGAGTTCCAGAACTGGAAAGGATCATGACTGTCCTGAGGTAAACATAGCTAATGATTTGGTGGAGGTAAAGAATGGGAATAACAACAACTCACAGAAACCTAAGAACAGGGAACGGAAAAGGAAGAAGATGGCTCCAGTAGCTGTTACTGAGACACCCCCTGTGGGTGGTGTCAGCTCAGATGAAAGGAAGGATGCGTTTGAGACAGGCTCCATGAAGGTTACAGCTAAGTCAACTATTATTTCCATGACCTCCACCTCAGGAGAAAATTACAAAGAAAATGTCCGGGACATCTACTCACCAGAAGGGTCACTTGTAAGGTTTCAGAGGAAAAAACTTCTTATTCTTGATATTAATGGTATACTTGCGGATATCAATACAGACCGCGATGTTGCTCACATGGCAGATGGAAGGGTTCGAGGAAAAAATG TCTTCAAAAGATATTACCTTGATGATTTTCTGAGATTTTGCTTCCAGAACTTCGAGCTAGGGATATGGTCTTCGAGAATGAA AGTAAATGTGGATGCTGTTCTTGATATCCTTATGAAAGATCTCAGGCGACACTTGCTATTCTTCTGG GACGCTTCTCAATGCACTACTACTAATCGTGGTACTCTTGAAAACCGCTACAAACCATTAGTATTGAAGGAACTAAAGAAACTGTGGAATAAAGAGGACCCTGATCTTCCATGGGAGCAAGGGGAATTTTCACCTTCAAATACTTTGCTTGTGGATGATTCTCCTTACAAGGCTCTGCGCAATCCG CCACACACTGCCATTTTTCCACAACCCTATAGCTAtcatatggaggaggatgaaTCATTGG GACCAGGTGGAGATCTTCGTGTGTATCTAGAGAACATTGCTGCTGCAGATGATGTTCAGCGGTATGTCCAGGAGCACCCTTTTGGTCAACCTTCCATTACTGAGAGTCATCCACATTGGAATTTCTATGCGAAAATACATTGCACTGGATAG
- the LOC127334112 gene encoding uncharacterized protein isoform X3, with the protein MARKRKRRGDGAATEAPVEVAQQEAPAAAADSAAAAKTGRQRGGDATAEQEAAAAVHAPGPADSGKETTDVEGKKPKRRKKKKKNMQQPSPSAVSDGNALELDKSRTDCKDVEDVPGDDETIRSPINEEDPGFSAEQDIPGRKKPRRKKRKNNNQEQSPSAVTDGDTIVVGTSGNDCTHGKGVPGVADVSMSSRNGEDQDCPEVNIGEKGAPERKKPKRRQKKKNMQQPSPSAVSNGNAVELDKSRTDCKDVPEDDETIGSPRNEEDPGFSAEQDIPERKKPRRKKWKNNKQEQSPSAVTDGDAIVVGTCGNDCTHGNSVPRVADVTMSYRNGEDQDCPEVNIAEKETPGRKKPKLKKRKENKERSTATVSDDGAVLLHKSENDCIDGDDASGDAQVSVSTTNVEDPYCPEVNIAEKGTNERKKPKPKKRKENKERSTATVSDDGAVLLHKSENDCIDGVDASGDAQVSVSTTNVEDPYCPEVDIAEKGTNERKKPKPKKRKNKKEGSSSVILDAGAVVPDESRNSCKDGDCAPRDIEASISPPNGEDSLCPAVNNAEKGIPEMNEPKRKKQKKNNQQPSPSAVLDATDVVMDKSGHDSTNVGAPSGASDVTISPRIGEGPEYTKLNSTDDFLEENKVNKDYSQKSKLKKQMKNKHEQSPSALLDTCAAVEDKSGNSYVDGKGSLGAADISTSSRTGKDHDCPEVNIANDLVEVKNGNNNNSQKPKNRERKRKKMAPVAVTETPPVGGVSSDERKDAFETGSMKVTAKSTIISMTSTSGENYKENVRDIYSPEGSLVRFQRKKLLILDINGILADINTDRDVAHMADGRVRGKNVFKRYYLDDFLRFCFQNFELGIWSSRMKVNVDAVLDILMKDLRRHLLFFWDASQCTTTNRGTLENRYKPLVLKELKKLWNKEDPDLPWEQGEFSPSNTLLVDDSPYKALRNPPHTAIFPQPYSYHMEEDESLGPGGDLRVYLENIAAADDVQRYVQEHPFGQPSITESHPHWNFYAKIHCTG; encoded by the exons ATGGCGAGGAAGAGGAAGCGGCGGGGCGACGGCGCCGCCACGGAGgcgccggtggaggtggcccAGCAGGAGGCTCCCGCGGCTGCTGCTGATTCAGCCGCGGCTGCGAAGACTGGGCGACAGCGGGGAGGCGACGCCACGGCCGAGCAGGAGGCGGCCGCCGCCGTGCACGCGCCCGGTCCTGCTGATTCAG GGAAGGAGACAACGGACGTGGAGGGAAAGAAGCCTAAGcgcaggaa gaagaagaagaagaatatgcAGCAACCGTCCCCTTCTGCTGTCTCTGATGGCAATGCTCTTGAGCTTGACAAATCCAGAACTGACTGTAAAGACGTTGAAGATGTACCAGGAGATGACGAAACTATTAGGAGTCCCATAAATGAAGAGGATCCAGGCTTTTCTGCTGAGCAGGATATACCGGGGAGGAAGAAGCCTAGGCGCAAGAAACGGAAGAATAACAACCAGGAGCAATCCCCTTCTGCTGTAACGGATGGCGACACAATTGTGGTTGGTACGTCTGGAAATGACTGCACACATGGGAAAGGTGTTCCAGGAGTTGCTGACGTTAGTATGAGTTCCAGAAATGGAGAGGATCAAGACTGTCCTGAGGTAAACATTGGAGAGAAAGGGGCACCAGAGAGGAAGAAGCCTAAGCGCaggcagaagaagaagaatatgCAGCAACCATCCCCTTCTGCTGTCTCTAATGGCAATGCTGTTGAGCTTGACAAATCCAGAACTGACTGTAAAGATGTACCAGAAGATGACGAAACTATTGGGAGTCCCAGAAATGAAGAGGATCCAGGCTTTTCTGCTGAGCAGGATATACCGGAGAGGAAGAAGCCTAGGCGCAAGAAATGGAAGAATAACAAGCAGGAGCAATCCCCTTCTGCTGTAACAGATGGTGACGCAATTGTGGTTGGTACATGTGGAAATGACTGCACACATGGGAACAGTGTTCCAAGAGTTGCTGACGTTACTATGAGTTACAGAAATGGGGAGGATCAAGACTGTCCTGAGGTAAACATTGCAGAGAAAGAGACACCAGGGAGGAAGAAGCCTAAGCTCAAGAAACGGAAGGAAAATAAGGAGCGATCCACTGCCACTGTTTCTGATGATGGTGCCGTTCTGTTACACAAATCTGAAAATGACTGCATTGATGGGGATGATGCTTCAGGAGATGCTCAAGTTAGTGTGAGCACCACAAATGTAGAAGATCCATACTGTCCCGAGGTCAACATTGCAGAGAAGGGAACAAATGAGAGGAAAAAGCCTAAGCCCAAGAAACGGAAGGAGAATAAGGAGCGATCCACTGCCACTGTGTCTGATGATGGTGCTGTTCTGTTACACAAATCTGAAAATGACTGCATTGATGGGGTTGATGCTTCAGGAGATGCTCAAGTTAGTGTGAGCACCACAAATGTAGAAGATCCATACTGTCCCGAGGTCGACATTGCAGAGAAGGGAACAAATGAGAGGAAAAAGCCTAAGCCCAAGAAACGGAAGAATAAAAAGGAAGGTTCCTCTTCTGTTATACTGGATGCTGGTGCTGTTGTACCAGATGAATCTAGAAATAGCTGTAAGGATGGGGATTGTGCACCACGAGACATTGAAGCTAGTATTTCCCCCCCAAATGGAGAGGATTCATTGTGTCCTGCGGTAAACAATGCAGAGAAGGGGATACCAGAGATGAATGAGCCTAAGCGGAAGAAACAGAAGAAGAACAACCAGCAGCCATCACCTTCTGCTGTGTTGGATGCCACTGATGTTGTGATGGACAAATCAGGGCATGACAGCACAAATGTGGGAGCTCCATCAGGGGCTTCTGATGTTACTATCAGTCCCAGAATTGGAGAGGGTCCAGAATATACCAAGTTAAACTCTACCGATGATTTCTTGGAGGAAAATAAAGTGAATAAAGACTACTCTCAGAAATCTAAGCTCAAGAAACAGATGAAAAATAAGCACGAGCAATCTCCTTCTGCTCTACTGGATACTTGTGCTGCTGTGGAGGATAAATCTGGAAATAGTTACGTAGATGGGAAAGGTTCGCTAGGAGCTGCTGATATTAGTACGAGTTCCAGAACTGGAAAGGATCATGACTGTCCTGAGGTAAACATAGCTAATGATTTGGTGGAGGTAAAGAATGGGAATAACAACAACTCACAGAAACCTAAGAACAGGGAACGGAAAAGGAAGAAGATGGCTCCAGTAGCTGTTACTGAGACACCCCCTGTGGGTGGTGTCAGCTCAGATGAAAGGAAGGATGCGTTTGAGACAGGCTCCATGAAGGTTACAGCTAAGTCAACTATTATTTCCATGACCTCCACCTCAGGAGAAAATTACAAAGAAAATGTCCGGGACATCTACTCACCAGAAGGGTCACTTGTAAGGTTTCAGAGGAAAAAACTTCTTATTCTTGATATTAATGGTATACTTGCGGATATCAATACAGACCGCGATGTTGCTCACATGGCAGATGGAAGGGTTCGAGGAAAAAATG TCTTCAAAAGATATTACCTTGATGATTTTCTGAGATTTTGCTTCCAGAACTTCGAGCTAGGGATATGGTCTTCGAGAATGAA AGTAAATGTGGATGCTGTTCTTGATATCCTTATGAAAGATCTCAGGCGACACTTGCTATTCTTCTGG GACGCTTCTCAATGCACTACTACTAATCGTGGTACTCTTGAAAACCGCTACAAACCATTAGTATTGAAGGAACTAAAGAAACTGTGGAATAAAGAGGACCCTGATCTTCCATGGGAGCAAGGGGAATTTTCACCTTCAAATACTTTGCTTGTGGATGATTCTCCTTACAAGGCTCTGCGCAATCCG CCACACACTGCCATTTTTCCACAACCCTATAGCTAtcatatggaggaggatgaaTCATTGG GACCAGGTGGAGATCTTCGTGTGTATCTAGAGAACATTGCTGCTGCAGATGATGTTCAGCGGTATGTCCAGGAGCACCCTTTTGGTCAACCTTCCATTACTGAGAGTCATCCACATTGGAATTTCTATGCGAAAATACATTGCACTGGATAG